In the genome of Bradysia coprophila strain Holo2 unplaced genomic scaffold, BU_Bcop_v1 contig_232, whole genome shotgun sequence, one region contains:
- the LOC119075960 gene encoding acyl-CoA:lysophosphatidylglycerol acyltransferase 1-like isoform X1, translated as MSDLFRNNFITYPKALFRTTIVIINNIYCIPTYVLWMTLLLPVKSYKPDLYYRIEGLFFHWLLSVVAMWSWTAGYDIVELGDDIAPTRKKDVRTMVIANHQSTADVPLMMASFTTKPDILPNIMWIMERLFKFTNFGIVSLIHQDFFISSGKNVRDLSIKKLMEHIEESFIPRMRNWMVLFPEGGFLRKRKEVSQQYALKNNLPLMNHVSLPRVGALKAIFSVLPPHETQTTSQQGNNNSCKQSTNNGTVTQDNGEADPAATPTATETRHYLDYILDITIAYPNGKPLDILNIIHGIRLPCPTYFLYRLYHTSQLPKTEDGLTKWLYERWHEKEKILDDFYKNGNFSIPVAMPPIVVQQDMLRLVIINLFFITSTYVHLQMFYMLADYCNRFYVLGFA; from the exons ATGTCTGATTTGTTCAGAAA CAATTTCATTACATACCCGAAAGCTCTATTTCGAACCACAATTGTGATAATCAACAACATTTACTGTATACCAACATATGTACTATGGATGACACTACTGCTGCCCGTTAAAAGTTACAAGCCCGATCTGTACTATCGCATAGAGGGACTATTTTTCCACTGGCTGCTATCGGTTGTGGCCATGTGGTCGTGGACGGCTGGATATGACA TTGTTGAATTGGGAGACGACATAGCACCGACACGTAAAAAAGATGTCCGCACCATGGTGATAGCCAATCATCAGTCCACAGCTGACGTACCGTTGATGATGGCCAGCTTTACCACAAAGCCAGATATTCTTCCGAATATAATGTGGATTATGGAACGGCTGTTCAAGTTCACAAACTTTGGAATCGTCAGTCTCATCCATCAAGACTTTTTCATCAGTTCG GGGAAAAATGTTCGTGATCTGTCCATAAAAAAGCTGATGGAACACATCGAGGAATCGTTCATTCCGCGGATGCGAAATTGGATGGTTCTGTTTCCCGAAGGTGGGTTCCTGCGCAAACGGAAGGAAGTGAGTCAGCAGTATGCGCTGAAAAATAATCTGCCGCTGATGAATCATGTATCGCTACCCAGAGTCGGTGCACTGAAGGCGATATTTTCGGTTCTGCCGCCACATGAAACACAGACGACGTCGCAACAGGGAAATAACAATTCGTGCAAGCAATCGACAAACAACGGGACAGTTACACAGGATAATGGTGAAG CAGATCCCGCGGCAACACCCACCGCCACGGAAACGCGTCACTATCTCGACTACATTTTGGACATAACCATCGCCTATCCAAACGGTAAACCATTAGACATCCTGAACATCATCCACGGCATTCGTTTACCGTGTCCCACATACTTCCTGTATCGCCTCTATCACACATCACAGCTGCCCAAAACGGAAGACGGCCTCACCAAATGGCTGTACGAACGCTGGCACGAAAAGGAGAAAATCCTCGACGATTTCTACAAAAACGGCAACTTTTCCATACCGGTGGCCATGCCGCCGATTGTCGTGCAACAGGATATGCTACGGTTGGTGAttatcaatttgtttttcatcacGTCAACGTATGTGCATCTGCAAATGTTCTACATGCTGGCCGATTATTGTAATCGATTCTATGTGCTCGGTTTTGCGTAA
- the LOC119075960 gene encoding acyl-CoA:lysophosphatidylglycerol acyltransferase 1-like isoform X2, producing the protein MSDLFRNNFITYPKALFRTTIVIINNIYCIPTYVLWMTLLLPVKSYKPDLYYRIEGLFFHWLLSVVAMWSWTAGYDIVELGDDIAPTRKKDVRTMVIANHQSTADVPLMMASFTTKPDILPNIMWIMERLFKFTNFGIVSLIHQDFFISSGKNVRDLSIKKLMEHIEESFIPRMRNWMVLFPEGGFLRKRKEVSQQYALKNNLPLMNHVSLPRVGALKAIFSVLPPHETQTTSQQGNNNSCKQSTNNGTVTQDNGEDPAATPTATETRHYLDYILDITIAYPNGKPLDILNIIHGIRLPCPTYFLYRLYHTSQLPKTEDGLTKWLYERWHEKEKILDDFYKNGNFSIPVAMPPIVVQQDMLRLVIINLFFITSTYVHLQMFYMLADYCNRFYVLGFA; encoded by the exons ATGTCTGATTTGTTCAGAAA CAATTTCATTACATACCCGAAAGCTCTATTTCGAACCACAATTGTGATAATCAACAACATTTACTGTATACCAACATATGTACTATGGATGACACTACTGCTGCCCGTTAAAAGTTACAAGCCCGATCTGTACTATCGCATAGAGGGACTATTTTTCCACTGGCTGCTATCGGTTGTGGCCATGTGGTCGTGGACGGCTGGATATGACA TTGTTGAATTGGGAGACGACATAGCACCGACACGTAAAAAAGATGTCCGCACCATGGTGATAGCCAATCATCAGTCCACAGCTGACGTACCGTTGATGATGGCCAGCTTTACCACAAAGCCAGATATTCTTCCGAATATAATGTGGATTATGGAACGGCTGTTCAAGTTCACAAACTTTGGAATCGTCAGTCTCATCCATCAAGACTTTTTCATCAGTTCG GGGAAAAATGTTCGTGATCTGTCCATAAAAAAGCTGATGGAACACATCGAGGAATCGTTCATTCCGCGGATGCGAAATTGGATGGTTCTGTTTCCCGAAGGTGGGTTCCTGCGCAAACGGAAGGAAGTGAGTCAGCAGTATGCGCTGAAAAATAATCTGCCGCTGATGAATCATGTATCGCTACCCAGAGTCGGTGCACTGAAGGCGATATTTTCGGTTCTGCCGCCACATGAAACACAGACGACGTCGCAACAGGGAAATAACAATTCGTGCAAGCAATCGACAAACAACGGGACAGTTACACAGGATAATGGTGAAG ATCCCGCGGCAACACCCACCGCCACGGAAACGCGTCACTATCTCGACTACATTTTGGACATAACCATCGCCTATCCAAACGGTAAACCATTAGACATCCTGAACATCATCCACGGCATTCGTTTACCGTGTCCCACATACTTCCTGTATCGCCTCTATCACACATCACAGCTGCCCAAAACGGAAGACGGCCTCACCAAATGGCTGTACGAACGCTGGCACGAAAAGGAGAAAATCCTCGACGATTTCTACAAAAACGGCAACTTTTCCATACCGGTGGCCATGCCGCCGATTGTCGTGCAACAGGATATGCTACGGTTGGTGAttatcaatttgtttttcatcacGTCAACGTATGTGCATCTGCAAATGTTCTACATGCTGGCCGATTATTGTAATCGATTCTATGTGCTCGGTTTTGCGTAA